One part of the Candidatus Limnocylindrales bacterium genome encodes these proteins:
- a CDS encoding (Fe-S)-binding protein gives MPIEDLLKNVVGVTGRSPVLFQEDSIHEEIIKCVGCGLCLPYCPTYREIGTEMASPRGRIALAKEYFDGKLKITPRFAEHLYLCLECLACETACPSGVRFHRIMEPAREAIEKNLERPFWDRTVRDMVFKHIFPYPKRLQLLAGFLRLYQVSGLQWLVRKTGLLRSISESLEETEQMLPPIQPKALRESLKEVTPPLGGKKQYRVGFLSGCVMNLVFTPINLATVRVLARNGCEVITPRFQKCCGALHLHNGETDIARQMARYNIDIFEKLQLDVLLVNSAGCGSALKEYGELLKDDSQYAQKASAFSQKVKDISEFLVEIDFIKPQGAVYRKVTYDDPCHLIHGQGIKFQPREILKSIPGLEVVELKESDWCCGSAGIYNVTHPELSMRLLDRKMAHVKATGADLLATANPGCILQLRWGAKRAGLKLDVVHIVELLDQAYSKELG, from the coding sequence ATGCCTATTGAAGATCTTTTAAAAAATGTAGTAGGGGTGACCGGCCGGTCACCCGTACTCTTCCAAGAAGATTCCATTCATGAAGAGATTATAAAGTGTGTAGGATGCGGCCTCTGTCTCCCTTATTGCCCGACCTACCGGGAGATTGGGACCGAGATGGCTTCGCCGAGGGGTCGTATCGCTTTAGCCAAAGAGTATTTTGATGGAAAACTGAAAATCACCCCCCGGTTTGCAGAACATCTTTATCTTTGTCTGGAATGTCTGGCCTGCGAGACGGCCTGTCCTTCCGGTGTCAGGTTCCATCGGATCATGGAACCTGCCCGGGAAGCCATTGAAAAAAATTTAGAGCGACCCTTCTGGGACCGAACAGTTCGGGATATGGTCTTTAAACATATTTTTCCTTACCCTAAAAGGCTTCAATTACTCGCCGGGTTTTTGAGGTTATATCAGGTTTCGGGTCTTCAGTGGCTTGTCCGTAAAACCGGGCTACTCCGTTCTATCTCAGAATCTCTGGAAGAAACAGAACAGATGCTGCCTCCCATTCAACCCAAAGCCTTACGGGAGTCTTTAAAAGAGGTCACCCCCCCCCTGGGAGGTAAAAAACAATATCGGGTTGGATTTTTATCCGGGTGTGTGATGAATCTGGTATTCACCCCCATTAATCTGGCGACGGTCCGTGTACTCGCCCGAAATGGTTGTGAGGTTATTACGCCCCGCTTTCAAAAATGCTGTGGGGCCCTTCACCTGCACAACGGTGAAACCGATATAGCCAGACAAATGGCTCGATATAACATCGATATCTTCGAAAAACTTCAGTTAGATGTCCTTCTGGTAAATTCGGCAGGGTGCGGGTCGGCTTTAAAGGAGTACGGTGAACTTTTAAAGGACGATTCCCAATATGCCCAAAAAGCCTCTGCCTTCAGTCAAAAGGTAAAGGATATTTCGGAATTTTTAGTCGAAATAGACTTCATTAAACCTCAAGGGGCAGTCTACCGAAAGGTTACCTATGATGACCCCTGTCACTTAATCCACGGTCAGGGTATTAAATTCCAACCCCGTGAGATTCTGAAATCTATTCCGGGTCTTGAGGTGGTAGAACTTAAGGAATCTGATTGGTGTTGTGGAAGTGCCGGTATCTATAATGTTACCCATCCGGAGCTTTCCATGAGATTACTGGACCGAAAGATGGCCCATGTAAAAGCTACCGGCGCCGATCTTCTAGCAACGGCTAATCCAGGCTGTATCCTGCAGTTACGTTGGGGAGCTAAGCGGGCCGGATTGAAACTGGATGTAGTCCATATTGTGGAACTTCTGGATCAGGCTTATTCCAAAGAATTGGGGTAA
- a CDS encoding 7-cyano-7-deazaguanine synthase, producing MKIAVLSSGGIDSTVLGFKLAKEGNEVYFVFVKAGHPWEEAELIALRKILKVIRGQFPEDSYRVRGPKVLSLPMTDVYNPKDWSLSGQNVPGYHAPDAAVEITGRNIVLLSKTAIYCTLEGIQTIALGSLAGNPFPDATPEFFKLGSTWLSMGLRKKIEILTPFRELSKTQVIQIGMELGLPLELTLTCNNPQPVSPGEWIHCGNCNKCAERIRGFKTAGVEDKTQYRLIPNL from the coding sequence ATGAAGATTGCAGTTTTATCCAGCGGCGGGATCGATAGCACGGTTTTGGGTTTCAAACTTGCCAAAGAAGGAAATGAGGTTTACTTTGTCTTTGTTAAAGCGGGTCATCCCTGGGAAGAAGCAGAGCTTATCGCGCTAAGAAAGATCTTAAAGGTAATCCGGGGGCAGTTTCCTGAGGATAGTTATCGGGTTCGGGGTCCCAAAGTGCTCTCCTTACCCATGACGGATGTTTATAACCCCAAAGATTGGAGCTTAAGTGGCCAAAACGTTCCGGGCTATCATGCACCCGATGCAGCCGTTGAGATTACAGGTCGAAATATTGTTTTACTTTCCAAGACGGCCATTTATTGTACCCTGGAAGGAATTCAAACGATTGCTCTGGGTTCACTGGCAGGAAACCCTTTTCCAGACGCAACTCCGGAGTTTTTTAAGCTGGGATCTACCTGGTTGAGCATGGGATTAAGAAAAAAGATAGAGATTCTTACTCCCTTCCGTGAACTTTCAAAAACCCAGGTTATCCAAATAGGAATGGAGTTGGGACTGCCTTTGGAACTGACGTTAACCTGCAATAATCCCCAACCGGTTTCCCCGGGTGAGTGGATTCATTGTGGTAATTGCAACAAATGTGCCGAACGAATTCGTGGGTTTAAGACGGCGGGAGTTGAAGATAAAACGCAATACCGGCTCATCCCTAACCTCTAG
- a CDS encoding aldehyde dehydrogenase family protein translates to MKMFIGGKWIDKSEKIEVRNPYDNSLIDTVPKGDHTDVDKALQTAVQGAKVMARMPGYDRYRILRKAADMLEARAEEFAQVISKEEGKIIGEARFEVSRAVQTLTLSAEEAKRIHGETVPIDGAPGGAGKLAFTLRVPCGVVAAITPFNFPLNLVCHKVGPALAAGNAVVIKPATDTPLSALKLTELLLEAGIPEEGIACLTGPGGEIGDTLCADRRVRKITFTGSRDVGERICHMAGIKKVTMELGSNSPVIIMPDADLERVAAAVVATGYSNAGQVCISTQRVLTSKKVYGDFLEVLKPQVEALTTGDQLKETTKVGPMVREQDAIRVEKWINEAIEGGARLITGGKRSGAIYAPTVVADAKPDMKVYSDEIFGPAVVVNKFEDIDEAIAMANDSIYGLSAGIFTENLEWAMKFAREVQSGNLMINWGPQWRADLMPYGGLKESGFGKEGPRYAVEEMTELKLVCFHLKS, encoded by the coding sequence ATGAAAATGTTTATAGGAGGTAAATGGATTGATAAATCTGAAAAGATTGAAGTACGCAATCCCTATGATAATTCCCTCATAGATACGGTTCCCAAAGGGGACCATACGGATGTAGACAAAGCTCTTCAGACAGCGGTTCAGGGGGCTAAGGTAATGGCCCGCATGCCTGGATATGACCGTTATCGTATCCTTCGTAAGGCTGCTGATATGCTTGAGGCCAGAGCGGAAGAGTTTGCCCAGGTAATCAGTAAAGAGGAAGGAAAGATTATCGGTGAAGCCCGTTTTGAGGTGAGTCGGGCGGTCCAGACACTAACACTTTCGGCTGAGGAAGCCAAGCGGATCCATGGGGAGACGGTTCCCATAGATGGAGCGCCAGGTGGGGCCGGAAAACTGGCTTTCACACTTCGGGTTCCCTGTGGGGTGGTAGCTGCCATTACCCCCTTTAACTTTCCCTTAAATCTGGTTTGCCATAAAGTGGGTCCGGCGTTGGCGGCGGGTAATGCCGTGGTTATCAAACCGGCTACCGATACCCCGTTATCGGCCCTTAAACTGACAGAACTCTTGCTGGAAGCCGGAATTCCTGAAGAAGGCATTGCTTGTCTCACAGGACCTGGAGGAGAAATCGGGGATACCCTCTGCGCAGATCGCAGGGTTCGTAAAATCACCTTTACCGGAAGCCGTGACGTAGGGGAACGGATCTGTCATATGGCCGGAATCAAAAAGGTAACCATGGAACTGGGCAGTAACTCTCCGGTCATCATTATGCCCGATGCAGATCTGGAAAGGGTTGCAGCGGCAGTGGTAGCTACCGGCTATTCCAATGCCGGGCAGGTCTGTATTTCGACGCAACGGGTTCTAACCAGTAAGAAGGTCTATGGAGATTTTTTGGAGGTTCTCAAGCCTCAAGTTGAAGCCTTAACCACCGGAGATCAATTAAAAGAAACTACAAAGGTCGGCCCTATGGTCCGGGAGCAAGATGCCATCCGGGTTGAGAAATGGATCAATGAGGCTATCGAAGGAGGGGCCCGTCTCATCACCGGTGGAAAACGGAGTGGTGCCATCTATGCACCAACTGTGGTAGCCGATGCGAAGCCGGATATGAAAGTTTATAGTGATGAAATTTTTGGACCGGCCGTTGTGGTCAATAAGTTCGAAGATATTGACGAGGCGATTGCAATGGCCAACGACTCTATTTACGGCTTATCGGCAGGAATTTTCACCGAAAATCTGGAGTGGGCTATGAAGTTTGCCCGGGAGGTTCAGTCCGGTAATTTGATGATCAACTGGGGACCCCAGTGGCGTGCCGACTTGATGCCCTATGGAGGCCTTAAAGAAAGTGGGTTCGGTAAAGAAGGACCTAGATACGCCGTCGAAGAAATGACCGAGCTCAAACTGGTCTGTTTTCATCTAAAGAGCTAA
- a CDS encoding 6-carboxytetrahydropterin synthase has product MYRVVQQIHFIYGHRLLNYKGKCAQVHGHNGLVEIELRSNKLDSLGMVYDFDDIERTMKTWIYETLDHKMLLNKKDPLVEVFKGRGEPVYLFEDNPTAEVIAREIFIQAKTQGLPVFEVRVWETPGSLAAYNEEN; this is encoded by the coding sequence ATGTATAGAGTAGTTCAACAAATTCATTTTATCTACGGTCATCGACTTCTCAATTACAAGGGTAAATGTGCACAGGTACATGGACATAATGGGCTTGTGGAAATAGAACTGCGCTCCAATAAACTGGATTCCCTGGGAATGGTGTACGATTTTGATGATATTGAGAGAACGATGAAAACCTGGATCTACGAGACTCTTGATCATAAAATGTTATTAAACAAAAAAGACCCTCTGGTAGAAGTATTCAAAGGTCGGGGAGAGCCGGTGTACCTCTTTGAGGATAATCCGACCGCAGAAGTTATTGCCCGAGAAATTTTTATCCAGGCCAAGACCCAGGGACTTCCGGTGTTTGAAGTTCGGGTCTGGGAAACCCCTGGCTCTCTGGCTGCTTATAATGAAGAGAATTAA